The Bradyrhizobium sp. CCBAU 051011 DNA segment GGTGCCGATGGAGCGTGCCTGGATTTCGCGAAGTTCATCCCAGCCTTGGTCGCGTATCCAACGTCTGATCTTTGGATGAAGCCGACCGAAGGCCCCTTCAGTTGCCGATACGGAGACTGGTGAGCTCATCGCCCTCCCCTCCCGCGGACTGCGTCGTTTCCTCCGTGACGGCGATATCGGGCGCATCGGGCGCAATCTGGATCCCGCCGATCAGGTCCTGCCAGCGTGCGCCTGGGTTCTGTTCAAGAACGGCGAGCATCTGCACGAACGCGCGGACGGTGGTGCGTGGCGTCCGGAAATACGCCTCTCCGATGCGGCGATTGCAGTGATCCATGAACGCGGTCAAGGCCTCGTCCGGCACCAGGAACTTCACGGAGTCACCGCTAGCAAAGACGTTCCTGATGTTGGAGAGAAGCACGAGGAGATCTTCCGGCGTGAGGCTCTGCAGTCGGATGACCGGACCGCTATAGTCGACCAGCCCGTTCACCGCGAAGCGGTTTTCGGACAAACGCGATTGAAGCGCTTCGTAACTGTACAGGCCGCGCCGCGTGTCGAGGAGGAATTCCGGCGTCCCGCACATCATGAAGCCGATGCCGGTGGTATTGCCCTGCAGGGCGTCGTTCACGATGCGAAGGATTTCCTCGAAGTTCTGATTGCGGGCCTGGGAATTCTGCAGCTTGTAGATGTTGACCATCTCGTCGAACATCACGATCAGGCCGGCATATCCTGCCAACCGCGTCAGACAGGCGAGGGATTTCAGCGAGTCGTAGACGTTATCATCGTCGATGATGGTCCGCACCCGAGCGCCTGGCGGGCTTCCGTCTTGGTCGAGAACTCCCCGCGGAGCCACCTCAGGGCCGAAGTTTTCAACGACTCGTCGGAATGTTCGCTGCCGCGCCAATAAGCCTTCAGCACGACGGCGAAATCGTATCCCCCGACGAAATCCTGAATGGGAGCGAGCTTCTGATCGATCACGGTCTCCACCGAAAGCTGCCGATCGGCGGCCTCCTTAACGGAGTCCGTGACCAGCCTTTCTATTAGCGCACCCAGCGCGCCGCCGTCCGGCTTCGTGCGAGTGGCCATATTGCGAATGGCCTCTGAGTACAGCGCCCGCGCCTGTCCGCCGCCCGCGTGGATGCGTCTATCCGGTGCAAGATCGGCGTGGACGGTGACGCACTTCCGCTCCAACGCGATGAGACGGATCAGGTTCGCGAAGAACGTCTTGCCGGCACCGTATTCGCCGATAATGAAGCGAACGCCCGCGCCGCCGTCGGAGATTCGTTCGATGTCGCGAACCAGCGCGGTGATCTCCGCCGCGCGGCCGACCTGGATGTGCGGCAGCCCTATGCGTGGCACCACGCCGGCGGCGAGCGCCTGGATGATGGTGTCCCGATCCTTCGCTTTGATCGGGCGTGCAGTGGATGGATTCATGCCGCTTCTCTCAGTTCAGCCAGCCTGTTGCGCAGGTGCTCTACCATGACGACGTACTCGCCGTCCTCGATGATTGCCTCTTCGAATCGGTCAAAGGCCCAATCGTTGATCCGTTCGATGGCCCCGTCCGGCAGCAGCTTGAGGTCCTTCGCGCGCTGCTCGAACTCCGCCCTCGGCAGAGATCCCTTAATTTCGAGGAGCTCGACCAATTCGGCATGTGCGGCGTCGAGCCCATCGAGCGAGCCGGTCGTGCCGGAGACGGCAGGGGATGGTTCGGGCGGCGATGGCGCGTCTTCTTCGAAAATATTCGCTAGGAGCGCCGAAACCGTTTGGGTCTCGCGTTGCGTACGTGCAAGCCGGGCGGCATCTATGCGGATCGTCGATGCCGGCGCCGACTCCGCCTGCGCCTTGGCCGTCTCGGCCGGAATGAGCGCCTTCTCCGAGACGGGGGTCGGTACCTCCTCGGCACGGACTTCTTGTGAGATGGCGACGGGCTCGTCGGCAGGCTGGGTTGGACTTGCGCGATGCAAGGCGGAATACACCCGTTCGTTCGGAAGACCGAGCGCCTTATGGAGCCGCTCCAGAAAGCGCACTGCGCTCGGATCCACGTTCTCGTTGCCAGCGATGATCGCTAGTGCGGCATCGGCGATGATCGTGCGCTCCTCTGGGCTGCGCTCGCCCAGCTTGCGCATTACCCGCTCCTGCTTGGGCGGACTGTTGAACACAGTCGCTGCATAGGCGATCAGCCGTGCCTGCTCGATCGGGGACAGATCCGAGGCGTCTCGAACTCCTGCGACCACGCGCTTCAACTCGTCGGCCGAGGCATCGCCGTCAGCGGCCGCGGCCAACACGGCCACCTCGACCTGAGCCTTCACGGCTCTGTAGCTGGATCGCTCGGAATCGACCTTTCCGCCTACATCGGCTTTGAAGATGATGACCTGATCCTCGAGTTGAGGGACGCCGCTCCCATAGCGGCGATCCGGCTCTATCGCGATGTCGATGCGGTCCAGAGCCGCGCCGAGCTGGTCGGCAAGCGTAGGCGTGACTTTCCCGTTCGCCGGCATGTCGAAGCCCGCCGCCTCCAGCATGTTGCGCATCTTCGTGCTGGCGCGTTTGTGTTCGCCCATCGAGCGGTGCATCTTCTGGCCAAAGAGGTGAATGCGGCCATCCGCAGGGTCTCGTTGCAGCGGCTCCGGCAACAAAAGTGCGGCCTGCATAGACTCGCGGGAGTCGGGACGCCGTCCGAACGGCCAATAGGGCATCGAACTTCCTTCGACGTCAGGGCGAGTTGCGCTCGCGGAGAGCTTCGGATTGATCGCGTACTGATCCGTCGAGCGCCGGTCGTCCAACTTCACGAAATCGCCCAGATAGAACAACCCGCCCGGGATCTGCGCGCCCTGCACGACCACAGTTTCCGAAGGATCAACCCACCGCTCTAGCTGTGGAGCCTCAACAGGTTGTTCCTGGTCAGAGCGAGTCTGCTGATCGGCGGCATCGAACCGATACTGCCATGCGGCCGGTGCCAATTGTAGCGGTGAAGCCATTTGGGCAGCTCGGCGGCTCGTTCTTTTGAGGTGTTGTACGCGCGGGCATAGGCCCACTCGCGCAGGCTGGTCTGAATGAAGCGCTCGGCCTTGCCGTTGGTCTTCGGCGTATATGGCTTGGTGCGGATGTGCTTGAGGCCGAGCCGCTTGCAGACTTTGCGGAAGGCAACGGATTTGTAGCAAGATCCGTTGTCGGTCATCACCCGCTCGACCTTGACGCCCAGGCTTGCGTAGTAGGCGATTGCGGCCCTGAGGAAGGCGACGGCGCAGCCCTGTCGCTCGCTCTTCATGACCTTGCTAAAGGCGATCCGGGAAGCATCATCGATACAGACGTGGACATATTCCCAGCCCGGCCCTTCGCCGCGGGCACGCTGGCTGCTCTGACCGGTGCGATCGCCGGTAATGCGATGGCCTACCCGGTTGAACTTGCCGAGCTTTTTGATGTCGAGGTGGATCAGCTCACCGGGATGTTCACGTTCATAGCGCCGCACCGGTTCGGCCGGTTCCAAGTTGCGCAATCGGTTCAACCCCAATCGTCGCAGGATGCGACTGACCGTCGCCGGAGAGATGCCGACCTCGGCCGCGATCTGCTTGCCGACGTAACGTTGACGGCGCAGCGCCTCGACTAAAGCGCATGTGGCAGGCAGGGTCTGGCTTGGCAATGAATGGGGGCGTGAGGAGCGATCACGCAACCCATCAACACCTCCCGCGCGGAAGCGCTTGACCCATTTGGCGACCGTCTTCGCTGTGACGTTGAACTGGAGCGCGGCTGCGGCCTTCGTCAGCCCGCCCTCGATCACGCTCCGTACCATCGCCTCTCGACCTTTCGGCGTCAGAGGCGCATTCTTATGGGTGTCCATTCGGTTCTCCGGGGATTGGCTAAAGCTTCGACAACTTCAGCTTCCTCGTTCAGGACCGGATGGACAACCTCCTGAGAGCTCACAGCTAGAGCCCGCTTTGCTGCCTGCCGGTTCATCTGCGCGGCGACTGAACCGTGGTCGCTCTGCGCGGGCAACGGCGGGGGAGCTTTGCCCGAAGACAGCGCCCGCGCCCCTATGGACCAGATCAGGAGTATTACCCCCACAACAATTGCAAACCCTGCGATAGCAG contains these protein-coding regions:
- a CDS encoding IS481 family transposase, whose protein sequence is MDTHKNAPLTPKGREAMVRSVIEGGLTKAAAALQFNVTAKTVAKWVKRFRAGGVDGLRDRSSRPHSLPSQTLPATCALVEALRRQRYVGKQIAAEVGISPATVSRILRRLGLNRLRNLEPAEPVRRYEREHPGELIHLDIKKLGKFNRVGHRITGDRTGQSSQRARGEGPGWEYVHVCIDDASRIAFSKVMKSERQGCAVAFLRAAIAYYASLGVKVERVMTDNGSCYKSVAFRKVCKRLGLKHIRTKPYTPKTNGKAERFIQTSLREWAYARAYNTSKERAAELPKWLHRYNWHRPHGSIGSMPPISRLALTRNNLLRLHS
- a CDS encoding tellurite resistance TerB C-terminal domain-containing protein, which encodes MQGAQIPGGLFYLGDFVKLDDRRSTDQYAINPKLSASATRPDVEGSSMPYWPFGRRPDSRESMQAALLLPEPLQRDPADGRIHLFGQKMHRSMGEHKRASTKMRNMLEAAGFDMPANGKVTPTLADQLGAALDRIDIAIEPDRRYGSGVPQLEDQVIIFKADVGGKVDSERSSYRAVKAQVEVAVLAAAADGDASADELKRVVAGVRDASDLSPIEQARLIAYAATVFNSPPKQERVMRKLGERSPEERTIIADAALAIIAGNENVDPSAVRFLERLHKALGLPNERVYSALHRASPTQPADEPVAISQEVRAEEVPTPVSEKALIPAETAKAQAESAPASTIRIDAARLARTQRETQTVSALLANIFEEDAPSPPEPSPAVSGTTGSLDGLDAAHAELVELLEIKGSLPRAEFEQRAKDLKLLPDGAIERINDWAFDRFEEAIIEDGEYVVMVEHLRNRLAELREAA